The Panacibacter microcysteis DNA window CTAATGGAAAAGCATACAATATTTCCGGAAATGATGGCTTGCAGATAGAATTTACCAATGGTAAAAACCTGCTTATCGGTACCCAAAAACCAGCCGAGCTGTCGGCAGTACTACTCCGGAACGGCCAGTTCATTTACAGTGCCAGGTAAGTATAATGGTCCGGGCAGTATTGCTGCTATGAAGCTGTTGTTGCGTCGCACTCTTGTACTTACAGTTCATTATTCGGCATATGCTGCCATACCTTGCATACACACGCCTGTACCTGCCCCTCCTTCGTACCGCATACATCATCGCTTTTTTGTTTACCAAAGTTGTTCCGTAACTTCCGGTAAAAACTTACCATATGAAAAAATGGATACTCTGTTCCGCACTTTTTGCAAGCACATCAATATTACACGCACAGGAAATTGGCGTACAGTTATACACTTTCCGTAACCAGTTTAAGAATGATGTAAAGGGCACCATACAACTCATCAGCAGTATGGGTATAAAAGAGCTGGAAGGCGGCGGTACTTATGGTATGGATAGAAACGCCTACAAACAATTGCTGGAGGCAAACGGTTTAAAGATGGTGAGTGTAGGTGCAGACTATGAGCAACTACAAAAAGATCCCCAGGCAATTATAGAGGAAGCAAAATTCTTTGGTGCAAAATACATCATGTGTGCATGGATACCGCATGACGGTGCATTCGGTATAGAAAATGCAAAAAAGGCCATAGAGGTTTTCAATACCGCCGGAAAATTATTCAGCGAAAATGGGCTTACATTTTGTTACCATCCACACGGCTATGAGTTCAGGCCATACAATGATGGAACAGTATTCGACGCAATGATGACAGGTACAAACCCCTTGTATGTAAGCTACGAGATGGATGTGTACTGGGTAAAGAATGCCGGTCAAGATCCTGTTGCGCTGCTCAATAAATACCCCGGCCGCTTTAAACTGCTGCATTTAAAAGACAGGAAACCGGGTACGCCCGATAACAACGATGGTGAGCAGGATGTGGAAACCAATGTAACGCTTGGTAGCGGAGATGTAAATATTGCAGGCGTTATGAAGGCCGCAAAACAAACAGGCGTGGCGCACTATTTTATAGAAGATGAAAGCAGCCGCTGCGTGCAGCAAGTGCCCGAAAGTTTGAAGTATTTGAAAAGCTTATAAAATAGAAAACCGGCGATGTTGTTCAGCATCGCCGGTTTTTTTGTTAAACATTCTGCGCAAACCGGCAGCGGTTGTTGTAATTTAAAACAACCTTTAAAGCTTAATTACAATGACTGCTACCATCCTGCTGAGCATACTCCTGTTTTATGGCATACTCGTCGTGGTAAATATTCCGGCACCTTTTGTAGGGCTGGAGTTTGATAGTGATAATAAGCCATCATTATGGTATGCGCCGCCGGGTTTTGTTATTCCCATCGTATGGTTTGTGTTGTTTACTTTGCTTGGCATTGCGCGATATAAATTGGTTAGTCAGCAGCTACCAGATTACCAGTGGTGGTTGTTTGTGCTGGCATTTTTATGTGCTGCCTATGCTTACTATACACTTGGCCTGGCAAAACTTACCCATATTTCGGCGTTGTGGTTTGGTCTTATCGGGAACATCATTGTTATACTTTTTGCGGTTTTGGTAGTTGTAAAACTGCTACCTGTCTCAAAAACTGCTGCGTTGCTTACCGTGCCCGTAATCTTGTGGACGGCTTATGCAAGCCTTATTGTATTGGGTGAAATGAAACAGCAAAGACTCATATAGTAAAGGATCTTTATTCTTTTATACTTTGCACAAGGCGTATTTTTGTGGAGATCATCAACATATTTTCAACCCAACTTAATTATGCTGCTTAAACTATTATACCCTACAGTACT harbors:
- a CDS encoding sugar phosphate isomerase/epimerase family protein — encoded protein: MKKWILCSALFASTSILHAQEIGVQLYTFRNQFKNDVKGTIQLISSMGIKELEGGGTYGMDRNAYKQLLEANGLKMVSVGADYEQLQKDPQAIIEEAKFFGAKYIMCAWIPHDGAFGIENAKKAIEVFNTAGKLFSENGLTFCYHPHGYEFRPYNDGTVFDAMMTGTNPLYVSYEMDVYWVKNAGQDPVALLNKYPGRFKLLHLKDRKPGTPDNNDGEQDVETNVTLGSGDVNIAGVMKAAKQTGVAHYFIEDESSRCVQQVPESLKYLKSL
- a CDS encoding tryptophan-rich sensory protein; translated protein: MTATILLSILLFYGILVVVNIPAPFVGLEFDSDNKPSLWYAPPGFVIPIVWFVLFTLLGIARYKLVSQQLPDYQWWLFVLAFLCAAYAYYTLGLAKLTHISALWFGLIGNIIVILFAVLVVVKLLPVSKTAALLTVPVILWTAYASLIVLGEMKQQRLI